In Montipora foliosa isolate CH-2021 unplaced genomic scaffold, ASM3666993v2 scaffold_467, whole genome shotgun sequence, the genomic window CGGCACTCTGGTAGACTTGCCATTTGCTGCTCTAGAGGCTTTACTGTCTGGCGATAACAGTAGTTGCACTTGAATTTCGCGTTTCGCACTACCTGGCGACCATGGATGATCCAATACCCCTGCCGAATTTGATTATGCAGGTGCTCAGTTGGCGGGTGGTAGTAGATACGATGCACTTCTTCGACGATCAGCGGTGCAAGTTCATGGCGCGAGTCAATTATTTTGGGATGTCGTGTTCTGTAAGGTAGGCATTGTGCTCTCTGCAGCCTTCCACCGACAACCAAGAACCCATCTTCCAACCTTGGGCCAAGAGATTTAATTCTACTCTTCTTGTGGATCTCCTCACCTATCTTCAGACACTTTATCTCCTCGCCGAATGATTCAACTTGCGCCCTCTtcacaagatgattctgagcagcTCTCAATTCGTTCGACGTAAGTGCTCCCAGTAGACGTACTTCCTTCTTAGCTCTTACATTGTTTGCAAATCGCATCACATAAGCTGTAACTCTTCTTAGTTTGGTCAGTGACGAATACTTCTTCCACCCTAACAGGACCTTGTTTTCCTGAGATGCTCCAGCCCATCtttccttcttcttttctttgatgtCATCGTTCTCGCAGGGCgctttgactttattttctGGCCAGAGCTCTGCTGATTCATACAGGAACTTGGGTCCACTAATATAGCGAAAGCCCGCGCCAAGTTCCGTAGGACTTAGTCCCCGAGTGATGTCATCTGCAGGGTTAGCCTCTGTGGGCACATATCTCCAACTCACAGCGCCCGCCCCTAGTGTGGCCTCCAGACTGCTCACGATTGTGTGAATCTCAGACACCCGGTTACCGACGAATGCTTTGTAAGTGGAGCTCGTCTGACGGATCCAATATAGGACTGTGGTAGAGTCACTCCAGAAAGTTATCTTCTCTATCTTTGTAACCATTTCTTCTACCAGTGTTTGAGTTAACCACAGAGCAAATAAAGCTCCCATGAGCTCCAATCGGCAGATAGACTGTGACTTTAATGGAGCAACACGGCCTTTTCCCGCTATAAGACTACACTCTACTGTGTCATCTATAAATGCTCGTCTTAGGTAGGCACACGCGCCATAAGCATTCTGGCTAGCGTCGCAAAACACATGAAGTGCAGTCTCTCGTACAGGTTTCTGTTCTTGGATAAGAGCTCTCGGAATTCTCACTTCATCAAGCTTTTCTGCTTCCTTGCGCCATTCACGCCACTCTCGAAGATCAGCTTCTTTCAACTCGTCATCCCATCCGTACTTGATACGATTTAGATTCTGCAGGATGAAGTCCTCGCGGATCCCAAACAGAGAATGCTTGACTCAAGATCTTCCTCTTCGTCGTACCAGGATCATCCTTCAGTTCGGTAAACTGGAGCATATCTTCTTGGGCATCCCAAATGACGCCCAAAGTTCTGTCTGTTGGTAACTTGTCTTCACTCAGTTCGAGGAAGCGTGGAGATCTATCCTGCTCCGGGATAGTTGCCAAGACGTCTGGGTTATTTGTCAGCCACTTGTAGGCGGAAACCTCCACAACGCAGCAACTCTGTCATCTGCTTCCTCATTTCAATAGCTTCCTCGCAAGAATCT contains:
- the LOC137989589 gene encoding uncharacterized protein, giving the protein MILNLNRIKYGWDDELKEADLREWREWRKEAEKLDEVRIPRALIQEQKPVRETALHVFCDASQNAYGACAYLRRAFIDDTVECSLIAGKGRVAPLKSQSICRLELMGALFALWLTQTLVEEMVTKIEKITFWSDSTTVLYWIRQTSSTYKAFVGNRVSEIHTIVSSLEATLGAGAVSWRYVPTEANPADDITRGLSPTELGAGFRYISGPKFLYESAELWPENKVKAPCENDDIKEKKKERWAGASQENKVLLGWKKYSSLTKLRRVTAYVMRFANNVRAKKEVRLLGALTSNELRAAQNHLVKRAQVESFGEEIKCLKIGEEIHKKSRIKSLGPRLEDGFLVVGGRLQRAQCLPYRTRHPKIIDSRHELAPLIVEEVHRIYYHPPTEHLHNQIRQGYWIIHGRQVVRNAKFKCNYCYRQTVKPLEQQMASLPECRLEPGMVFRNTGVDFFGPMLVKERRSEVKVYRCLFTCMSTRACHLELVDDLSTDHFIMALKRFIARRGRPQSIRSDNGTNFVGANNELRKCIKQLDEERIQNFCAPKEIEWKFQPPSAPHFGGAWERLVQCTKKTLKAILADRVVSKEVLRTALVEAEGILNSRPITHVSNDAGDIEALTPNHFLLLRANPSYEDAEVSDREINSTKMWRQSQALANFFWRRFSKEYLTEREKWKEKKQNLKEGDVVLVAEPNQPRGVWPLGRIVSTHPGQDGLVRVVTVRTQFGEYKRPITKLCLVQEAEE